In bacterium, a genomic segment contains:
- a CDS encoding lysophospholipase, producing the protein MSHQTGSFTGSGDLELFYQRWLPGGEVQANLVIVHGFGEHSGRYGYLVEKLLAEGCGLYAFDLRGHGHSPGPRGHISSWAQFREDLRRFLRMVEAMEAPAPLFLMGHSLGGLIVLECALRGLLGLRGIIASAPALGRPPVPAWLLNAGQVISRIYPALSFGIPLDASRLSRDPEVVKGYKGDPLVHNRASARFGAEMQAARNWTMAHAREFPFPLLLLHGGADKLAHPEASRIFYGRVLLRDKELRVYRNGYHELHNDIHREQVLEDLWDWIREHL; encoded by the coding sequence ATGAGCCACCAGACGGGTTCTTTCACAGGATCAGGAGATTTGGAGCTCTTTTATCAGAGGTGGCTGCCGGGTGGAGAGGTCCAGGCCAACCTGGTAATAGTGCACGGTTTCGGGGAGCACAGTGGAAGGTATGGGTATCTTGTGGAGAAGCTGCTGGCTGAAGGATGCGGCCTTTATGCCTTTGATCTCAGGGGGCATGGGCACTCCCCCGGCCCCAGAGGCCACATCAGCTCCTGGGCCCAGTTTAGGGAGGATCTGAGGCGTTTCCTGCGGATGGTTGAGGCCATGGAGGCACCGGCTCCCCTTTTTCTCATGGGGCACAGCCTGGGAGGTCTCATAGTATTGGAATGTGCATTGCGGGGCCTGCTGGGGCTAAGGGGCATAATAGCCTCTGCCCCGGCCCTGGGAAGACCTCCTGTGCCAGCCTGGCTCTTGAACGCCGGACAGGTGATCTCCAGGATTTATCCTGCTCTTTCCTTTGGAATTCCCCTGGATGCCTCCAGGCTCTCCAGGGATCCTGAAGTAGTCAAGGGTTACAAAGGGGATCCTTTGGTGCACAACAGGGCTTCAGCGAGATTCGGGGCCGAGATGCAGGCTGCAAGAAACTGGACCATGGCCCACGCCAGAGAGTTCCCTTTCCCCCTGCTTCTGCTTCACGGCGGAGCTGACAAACTGGCACATCCTGAGGCCAGCCGCATCTTCTACGGTAGGGTCCTGCTTCGGGATAAGGAGCTGCGCGTTTACCGAAACGGTTACCATGAGCTGCACAATGATATCCACAGAGAGCAGGTCCTGGAAGATCTTTGGGATTGGATCAGAGAGCATCTTTGA